Part of the Ziziphus jujuba cultivar Dongzao chromosome 8, ASM3175591v1 genome is shown below.
atgaaagaaataatacaatggaaataaatgaagacaaaagtaacttctcgaactacgacaGCGatggagatttggttcgctccggaagaacgtctaccaccccttgcacctaagggaacagaatttgaaaacgtgagatgctaatcatcttagtgagtgaccctatctactgaacacttttaagattaattatataacaaataagggaatttaattaataccaacaattaaatagataaataaataataaacagttgaaagtaataatttctctcaaaaccctcactattcactccgttggaaatgttcccttttttaaaacattttcgcaaaactcaatatttgtatttcccgaaaaccaagggatcaattaatttaataaacaatagataaataccccaaatataaataaaatgtaataaaatataataaataatttttgaacactttgggatTGAAATTTCCacccgaaaatttatacttgacgcaccataccatataccagtgatgccctccgatacctagcGTCTCGAGCATCGACTggcagggagattaaagagagaaacttgcatacggcacttctgCGTCCTGACAGTACTGATGCtaaaaccgtcatcctggccaaggaggggggcggctatgtgcactatataaaacttgcctgccctcggtccaatggcaactcacgggagacataataacttgcgcgctaaccacatatacaccagaacaccaatactatatgagtgcgtctaaaataattattaaattaattattaccgtaccgattttccaaaaatcaccgtggaaaatataccagttttcaatttcaccatcccacattttcctttaacatacccggtacgaaaccatcgataacaatataaaaataatttttttcgtaacacgaggtccaacaaataatattccacgggcataatttataaaatttaaaccaccaattaaacaaatattttccttaaaatatttaaaccaattatgtccaaaaataatattaaaatcacatacgatttattactgaaaataccttgctcatgcgtaataaataaaattaaatcacaataataaaaatcggggtttttggataacccaaaatttcatttagcactaATAAACAtacacgtacttataaaataataattttccacaattataattaaattgtaccagatgagcataattccaaatatcaattaaacaccaattaactataattaattaccccaaaaatatttttaaaggtggttcactcaccttaagcacgtatatcagccaagatcctccgcaggattaACTCCACTACTCACACATGCACCTAAAACATTCACAGTACaccaaatcaaatatattaatattttaatcgggtaacacccaaatgggtacccgggggagcgaacacaaacgacaaccaaaaattactagtaatataccaaatcgaagcttgagtgacgaggattacaaatccggtctcacttcccggagatcaaacccgaggtggccggaatctcgctggaaagctttcgggattcaactcttcgattctcctaaaccgtcgcgaattggaggaaaaggatgccgtatttggattcagagggtcggaattagtggagagggaccagagacgggactgggtactcgccggaacagagAGTTCTCTggcgagccgtcgcggtcaccggcaaccgtcgccgccggAGGCGCATGTTGCGGTTGATGGTCgagatttttggaggttttgcagCTTAAAGGGAGAGGGTTGCAACGGTACCGGCGGTGACAAGAACggaggccggaatgtggagatctcggcggttgaaggaTTCGGCGCtgccgccggaaaaagccccgatctgggggtgtcgccggtcggttggccgtgaaattttggggttcggCCGGGAATGAGGAGGCGCTCCCATCTGGCTAGTgcgtgtagcaagaatcggccggaaaatttgacaactccgaTGGTCGGCGATtctctttctccctctctctctcctctctctctttctctctcctaccccgtcgtttttgccaaataaaagccaccgtgggtgacactgttcacccacatggaccaatcaggtatCAACACGTGGCGTCactatgcacttaagccagatataataaaatattacagtatccgGAAAACTTCatacgtccataactttttaaccagatgtccaatttaagcgtgccgctagtctatgaacttgtatcgacgagtactttacaactatacaaaagtcaaaacaaaatcatataactataaaaagtcaactcccagcaccttttggacaatatgcacctcgacttgttttgcccataactttcaaaccttagctctgttttcaacgtgctactagtctacgaactcagggcatcatgtacttcaccatggtaccacggtcaactagaaatttcaactggaacaaaaaagtcaacttttgacccactcggtcaacgtgcaaaaattccgacatggtttgggacgggatgttacaattgAGCACTCATCAAAAGTACACCTCTAAAGGtcaactaattttttaaaatctcaacAAAGCAATCATTAACAAAAGCATTGTCCAATGTGATAGAAATATTTTCTTCTCAATTCCCCAATCAGTTAACAGTGaactaattttattagatagtAAAATACTATTGTGTGGTGGGGgcatataacaaaaatttaaaatctttttttgcaATTTCCATTCTTGATCAATAAAGTGGGTTGTAAGAGTAAGATAATCATCAGTTGATATAGAGGTCCATAAATCTGATGTCAAACTTATCCTACCTTGAACTGAATCTAACAAATTATGAAGCTTTTGTTTTTCAGTTTTAAACATCCTCAACATGCATACCTTAACTGTGTTCCTACAAGGCAACTTGAAGTCAATAGAAATATATGAAAAGATAGCTCTTATACCTTCATATTCAACAAAGTTAAAAGGCAAATCATGCTTGATAATTGCCTCTATGATCAAATTGCGAAAAGTTTCATAATCAAAATTTGGAGATTTCATCCAAACATGCCGTTGAGAATTAGATACAAGCATTTGTTTAACATCACCATCTCGTTTTTTAGGACAAATTGGAATATGATGCAACATATTTCTTGTTCCATAAGAACTATCACATAAACATATTATTTCACATTGCTTACACTTAGCACGTTTCTTTTTATCCTCACCAAGTGGtaataactcaaataaattccaaGCAGGTGATCTCAATTGTCGTTTTGCACCCTTACCTATATTTAAGCCCTTAGTCTCCTTTTTTGTATCAGTTTCCCTAATGCTCTATGTATTGTCTATAGTAGCACCTACTTTAGTTGGAGCATCAATAGAGTCTTCATTAACATTGAATCCATctgtatatatttgaaaaatcaaatatagtATTAATTTAACATAAATTAATGTTAGCACATGATGttgattcaaaaaatatattattattattattattatctttatacttcttttttttttccgtataaaagtatgataaaaaatttggaaattagTGAAAAATAGATTCAGCCATGGTCATTGATCATTTATCTTATATACCACTCTTATaatatgtgtttatatatttaactcATATAGCACTAATAATTTGGAAAACAAATACTATagacttataaaaatataaatttccatTATGTGCAGTACTGTTCTTTTCTGTGTGGTTatcactatatatttatatatatacatgtaattgAATTGGCTGTCACTTatgtaagaaaataaatttacaatatgtTTAATGGGTTTAATGGGTTCCAATGGGTTCCTCCCATTAACACCTATTTTCTTAATGTGTTTTATTGGGTGGTATTAATATGGATCCAATCCAATATCGTGGATCCAAACCCACAAATTATCGTGCGGGTTCATGTCGTGTTAATAGATTATGTGACATTTTGCCAGgcctataaaaaataataaagttaccaaaatattaactaaatttGTGTACAAAATGAtgtgatattatttaattagtttattttttatatcaatttcagAATTcacttatgcatatataaattatatcaatATATTAACTAATAGTATATTAATACGTTtcatttggtaaatattaaagTATACTATGTAGCACTAATAGCAATACTACTACATAACTATGATACATAAAGTAGTCATCCAATATACAAAATCATAGGTATATACATAACTCAGACGATTTGTATCCCTTCAAATTTTGTATACTGATTGTAACCGGTTCCATTAGATTATTTaatccaaaagaaaacaaaacaatatgCAAAATCGACTATTGCCACAACCAACTCTAATGTGATTGGTTGGTTGGCAAACCCCTAGATGGGATAATTGGCAAACCCTTCTGAAATCAATTTGGGGATTAGGGCTATTGAAGGGTGTTTATCAATTTCAAAGAGAATTAATAGTAAAAATTTATAGtgtatcaatttaattttatttaaaattaattaagtttaacATATGGGGTGTAGGttgtaaaaattgaattaaaaaaaagtgtatattcaatgttatgttattattaaattttgtaacGTAAATAGAGTACCCATACAAGTAtagtttgaataattttttggttattatggttatttgcTTAAGTgaggttttattttcttttttttttttttccaacattaactatatatatatatatatatattcccctCCCCCGCCGGCGcccaaaacaagaagaaaaaaaaattgagaaaagcgccaaaaaaaaaaaaaagaagtttttacGCCGTTTCCTCTCACCAATCACCCACAgtgaataataattataaaaaaaaaaaaaaaaaaattgttgcttTTCTTCCACTTCCTCATTGTTTCTTTTCCCTCATCTCTGTGGAGGAAACAGGGATTTGGATTTGTGGCTAATTAGGGTTGGTTTTTGATTCCTTGCTGCTTAACTACTGTCAACAAATGGCCAAAGTCAGAGACCGGACCGAAGATTTCAAAGACGCCGTGCGGCAAACTGCCATTTCTTCGGGATACGACGAGGTTTGGTTTCGCTGAGCTTTTTGAATTCTTTCATATAATCCATGAAAAGGGTTTTTGTcgcaatggaaaaaaattatcgtTTGGGTTTTGGCAGTCCAAATTGGCAGCCATTTTGGCAAATTTCATCATCCACAAGCCACGCCAAAGATCGCCTTTCACAAGAGCTGCTCTGAAAACGGTACGCCAATCTTAGCCTTTGCactgttttttcaattttactcTATACGAAATtgcttttaaaagaaaattataaattattggtgaaatttaatacaatttctTACTTGAGTTAGCTTGAAAGTATTGGAGCTCTAGAACAGTTTATGTTGAAACATCGTAAGGACTATGTGGATCTGCATCGCACCACTGAGCAGGAGAGAGATAGCATTGAGCATGAAGTAAGTCGTACCGCATAATTTGATCTCATTGCTAAATGACATGTTTAACGATGTTGGAATTTTTCAATTCAAATCTTATACTTTGATTAAATtgggtataattttttttatttttttatttttactttttttatgatACATTTCTGTTTTGAGGTTTTGATATCTTTAATTGCCAACGCAGATAGATAAAACCCTTGGAAAAATCTAATTTGTTGATTAAGTACCATTTAGTGCCTAAGAGAGTGTATGCCTTGGATCACTCGTCAAAATAATTCATAAGTGAAtcgcaaaataattaataactgGATCTTTTACTACATTTGTGTTCACGCTGTTTGATTTGGCTTTTGAAGTGATTTAGTATGTTTCTTGAGAATCAGTGTCAGTTTCTATGAGGTTACTTTATCTCATCCTTCAGTGGAAGTGTCTGGATGATACGTTTTCTTTTGCTTCTATGTGGAAGTACAATAGGTAGATCACTAAGTttagtataaatttttattttactgaGTGAGTTCTTTGTTTATAGTAACAAATTAAGATGCATGTTTTCTGGACGAATTTAATTGCTTATGCTAATATAATTATATGCAGGTCAGTGCTTTCATTAAAGCATGTCAAGAGCAAATTGACATTCTCAAAAACAGCATAAATGATGAAGAAGCAAATTCGAAGGGCTGGCTTGGTATTAGGGACAAATCTAATGCTGACACTATAGCACATAAACATGGGGTGGTATGATTGTTTTCTAATTCTTATTAATTTCGTTCttcatatttttgtatattgcaATTTGCCTATGTACTTGATGGTAGAAGCCCTCCTTTTCATCACCCTAATTGAGTTCTTGTGTTGATTATGGCAAGCTAGCCAGTTCGTGttcttttttgggttcttttctCACCCATATTATTGGGTGgcttttattcttgaacttatttttgaatttcatattCCTACATgaaaaaaaactatttcttttttcccttctcttAAACTACAGGTTTTGAGTTTAACTGAGAGACTTCATTCAGTTACAGCACAGTTTGATAAGCTAAGAGCTATACGCTTCCAAGACGCCATTAGTAGAGCAATGCCTAGAAGAAAATTTAACCGGATTACCAATTCAAGTTCTGCAGATACATCTAAATCAAACAATTTAGAGCTCAGGGAACCTGATCAATTTCAACCTGAACCTTTAAAAGTCCAGCAGCAACTCTTGGATGATGAAACACGTGCCCTTCAGGTAAGCAGAATGGTGGCTCTCAGTAaagttttacttttttgttcCATGTTGTTCCATTCCTGCTTTTAATTCTCACTTGTTTAATTACTTTGaggttttcttaaaattaaggTTGTTCTTGATTGGCAGGTAGAGCTTACAAGTATGCTTGATGCAGTTCAAGAAACCGAAACTAAGATGGTGGAGATGTCTGCTTTGAATCATCTCATGTCCACACATGTTCTGCAACAAGCTCAACAAATAGAACAATTGTATGAGCAGGTCAGATACATGCTCAACCAAAAATCTTTTATTCCTTCTTTCTATTTGCTGGTTGCACTCTCTTTTTTGTCTGAAATTATTCTAAATTGAACTCTGGATTTATTGCAATCATTCCCCATTGATTTTTAGTCtagctcttttttctttatcttttttttttttcctttcactcACTTCTTCCCTTTGGATTGGACAATAGAGTTGCATGTTACCTTCCCATGACAGAATCTCGCTGTAAATGTATGTTAAAATTCGTCAAACAGAATATTATTCCTGACATTTAAAGCATTGCatctcaaaagaaaaaaaaaaaaatatatatatatatatatatatatatattagataatcTTTAGCTCTGAGCCTTTGTGTTTTCCGTTCTGTTTACTTTGTTTAGCTTGTTTGATGgtacttaatatttttttatcaggCATCCATTCTCTCTATATAGAGTAGCACTCTTAACGGTATATAATCATGCATGCAGAGCATCAGTTTGTGGTTGTGCATTTTATCATGTTAGAAATAGCTTGTTTTGGCTGGTCTCTGTCAGAAACTCATTGTCAAGTAATTGGATATGCATCTGCTGCTGCATTTTATATCAATCTTATGTGCtctttttattgtttctttttcgaTAACAGGCCGTTGAAGCTACAACGAATGTAGAGCTTGGTAACAAAGAGCTGTCCCAAGCTATTCAGCGGAATAGCAGCAGCAGGacctttcttttgctttttctttttgtacttACTTTTTCAATTCTCTTTCTTGACTGGTATAGTTGAATGGATTGAGTGTTGTCActcaagttttatttatttatttatttatttttatacatttcTCTCTGTAATTTCCTCAcaggaaaagaaaagtaaaaaaaaaaaaaatgaagaagaacagGATGATTAAATATTTAAGTAGAGTGATTTATTTCTTTAGTGGTCTTAGTGATATAGACAGTATGTTCATGGTTCTTATTTTGTACATTTGAGGCTTTGCTGCCTTTTTACATGACCAGAGGAAATGAATTAAAGCTATATGAAAACTTTCCACTCTTTGCTGTCATTGTTGGATAATGTCACTTAAATTCTTGTGTCATCCTTTTGACAATTAACGACTATTTGTTATATTTCCTTCCGAAAAGAATCATTTTTGCAATGGATATGTTGGAGTAATAAAAATTCAGGTTTTGAGTTTCATTGTTAATTTGGAttcttattttagaaaattgatCCTTGAGACAACTTGAAACtacaaaagaaataatatcCCATGACTGAGGAGAGGAGATAGAAACGATCATCTAACAGAGAGACATTGCAGGAGCAAAATGAAGGGCTGCTATCAAGGATCAAAAGTGGTTGGATATCACTACTCCTTGATGACAAGGTAATACTATAATCTGTgaatttaattatcaaattttaagtATCAAATTAGGTTTTGTCTCTTAGGAATAGTTAAAGTTGTAATAGTCATTTTCTATATAATACCAGTTCTAATTTTAATCAATACCTGTGTTTAATATCTTCCAACtcttaattaaatatctatCCAAGAACAAGTGAATGAATATA
Proteins encoded:
- the LOC107413789 gene encoding syntaxin-81, producing the protein MAKVRDRTEDFKDAVRQTAISSGYDESKLAAILANFIIHKPRQRSPFTRAALKTLESIGALEQFMLKHRKDYVDLHRTTEQERDSIEHEVSAFIKACQEQIDILKNSINDEEANSKGWLGIRDKSNADTIAHKHGVVLSLTERLHSVTAQFDKLRAIRFQDAISRAMPRRKFNRITNSSSADTSKSNNLELREPDQFQPEPLKVQQQLLDDETRALQVELTSMLDAVQETETKMVEMSALNHLMSTHVLQQAQQIEQLYEQAVEATTNVELGNKELSQAIQRNSSSRTFLLLFLFVLTFSILFLDWYS